The DNA region GCTCCGACTTGGTGCAGCTATTTAAAAACGGACGAACCAAAAGTGGCGCTTCGGTTTGACCAAGAAAAATGTTGGCCGAGCATGAAAGTGATTCTGCGCCGGATGTTTTCATGAGCTTACTCATCGTCCAGGCAAACACTTGAACAATTCGTTGCATCACCCCAAGGTAATAAAGGATGCCCATAAACGAGGCGAAGAAAATGATGATGGGGAGCACACGAAAGGCAAACTGAAAACCAAAAGTATCCATCATTTCGGGATTTACTAAATTACCAAAAAGAAAACTGGTTCCTTGATCGGTGAGAAAAAGAAAACTGGTTACCTTTGCTGCAACAATTTGAATAAAATGATTTCCAGCTTCCCACTTAAAAAGCAAAATTCCTAAAAAAAACTGGAGGGACAAACCAACTAAAACCGTTCGATAATTTATTTTTCTTCTGTTATTTGAAAACAAAAACGTAAGGCCTAGCAAAACAATAATTCCTACAAATCCAATTAGTCGATCCATTATGCCTCCGTATCAGTCGTTTGTTTTCACATTCCTAGTGATGGGAACCAATGCTGATGTTTTTTCTTTGCTTGGTCCATTTTATGAAGTTGCAAAATTGCTTCGAGCCCTGTTTCAATACATCTTTTTTCTGCCAAGTCTTTTGTTTCGGTGTCAATAAACACATCTTTGTGGCGATTTGCATAAACAGCACACACAGCACCAGTGCGAAAACCACGATAAGTGCCAAGCGTAAACCAGCACGATGCTTCCATTTCCAAATTTGATACATTCATTGCATCTAATTCTGCCGGAAGATTTTGATTGCGCGGAGTAAAACCTGGAACGGCGCGGCCTTGTGATCCATAAAAACCAGATGCTGTTGCCGTAACTCCTAGATGATGGGGAAGCGAAAGTTTATTGGCAGCTTCAAGCAATGCCAAAACACATTCGTAATGCGCTACAGCAGGATAACCTTGAACTACATAGGAAGTAGAAGTATTTTCCAAGCGAACCGCAGAAGTAGAAATAACAAGGTCGGCAAGCTCAATACCTTTTTTGAGGCTTCCCGATGAACCAATGCGAATGACAGTTGGATGCTCCACAATTTGGCAAAGTTCAACACATGCAATTTCGGTATTATCTGGCCCCATCCCCGTTGCCATCACACTGAGAGGCACACCTTTGTACACACCAGTAAACGTAAGGTATTCTCGCGAAGCACGTTCGCACGTTACAGTATCAAAATAAGTGGAAACACGCCTGGCGCGATCGGGTTCACCCGTAACTAAAATGAAAGGAGCTAGTTCTCCAGGCGCAAGCCCGATATGATATTGGCGCCCTTCTTTGGTTGAAACCATCTGAGCTGATTTATACGTAACCACAAGCCCTCCAAAAAGTTGCGTTTTTGTAATATGCCTTTTTCAAAGATGCAATAAGGAAAGCGGCAAGAATATTCCTTCTGCACAACAAGTCTTTATTCCACTCCCTTAAAAGATTTACGATGAAGCGGACTGGCTCCGTGCACAGATAATTCTTCATAATGTTTTTTTGTGCCGTAACCCTTATGTGATAGAAAAGAGAATTCAGGATAATCCGCTTGAGATGCAACCATAAGGTGATCTCTGCTCACCTTCGCCAAAATTGATGCTGCGGCAATGCACGGAGACAAATCATCACCTTTGACAATGGCTTTTTGGGGAAGTTTCACATCGGCAAGAGTAAATATTCCATCGATCAACAGATATTCTGGCGAAAGGCTTAACGTGGCTAATGCAATGCTCATGGCCTTTAGCGAGGCGCGGTGAATATTAATGCGATCCACCTCTTCAGCCGAGACACTCGCCACAGAAAAAGAAAGAGCCTGTGAACAAATCTGTTCGTACAGGCTCTCTCGTTGTTTTCCACTTAATTTTTTTGAATCTCTTAGCCCTACAATGCAATGTTCTTGAGGCAAAATGCACGCGGCTGCTACCACCGGACCTGCTATACAACCTCTTCCCACTTCATCAAGGCCTGCTACATATCGGAAACCTTGCGCGTATATTTCGGTTTCGGGAAAGGGGTGCAAAGCCAAGGCTTACGCCTCTGCTCCTGATGTTGCTTCCACTTCTTCTACAGCATTGTCTTCATCTGCGAAGACAAGACCTTCTAAGTTGTCCAAGCGTTTTTCTCTGATTCTTGCAGCTTTACCGCGAAGATCGCGAAGATAGAAGAGTTTAGAACGACGTACACGACCACGATTTACGAACTCAAGTTTTTCAATCAATGGTGAGTGAACCGAAAACACACGCTCAACCCCAACACCAAAAGAAATTTTTCTTACAGTAATAGTAGAGAGAGAACCTGCTCGTCGGCGGGAAATAACAACACCTTCATATACCTGAGTACGTTGCTTATCCCCTTCTTTGATTTTGCAGTGAACCCGAACGGTATCGCCAGGTCTTAGATCTGGAGTTCCAGGTCTAAGGTTTTCTTGTTTTAATTTTTCTAAAATATGCATAGTGACCTCAATACTCCTGCTGAAACGAAAGAGTGGGCAGCTTCTAATGTCTTCCCACAAAGATGTCAACAGATTTAGGCAAAAGCCCACACTTCCCATTTCTTGCGCCAAAAACTACGTAAGCGCTTGATATTTATTGATTTTTCTTCTTCGTTTCTAGAGCCT from Deltaproteobacteria bacterium CG11_big_fil_rev_8_21_14_0_20_42_23 includes:
- a CDS encoding uridine phosphorylase, which gives rise to MVSTKEGRQYHIGLAPGELAPFILVTGEPDRARRVSTYFDTVTCERASREYLTFTGVYKGVPLSVMATGMGPDNTEIACVELCQIVEHPTVIRIGSSGSLKKGIELADLVISTSAVRLENTSTSYVVQGYPAVAHYECVLALLEAANKLSLPHHLGVTATASGFYGSQGRAVPGFTPRNQNLPAELDAMNVSNLEMEASCWFTLGTYRGFRTGAVCAVYANRHKDVFIDTETKDLAEKRCIETGLEAILQLHKMDQAKKKHQHWFPSLGM
- a CDS encoding ribonuclease HII, whose translation is MHPFPETEIYAQGFRYVAGLDEVGRGCIAGPVVAAACILPQEHCIVGLRDSKKLSGKQRESLYEQICSQALSFSVASVSAEEVDRINIHRASLKAMSIALATLSLSPEYLLIDGIFTLADVKLPQKAIVKGDDLSPCIAAASILAKVSRDHLMVASQADYPEFSFLSHKGYGTKKHYEELSVHGASPLHRKSFKGVE
- a CDS encoding 50S ribosomal protein L19; amino-acid sequence: MHILEKLKQENLRPGTPDLRPGDTVRVHCKIKEGDKQRTQVYEGVVISRRRAGSLSTITVRKISFGVGVERVFSVHSPLIEKLEFVNRGRVRRSKLFYLRDLRGKAARIREKRLDNLEGLVFADEDNAVEEVEATSGAEA